The genomic region TTGGCGCGAATTCCCTTCTCCGCCAGCTGCAACGCCAGCCCGTGGATGTATCCGACGATCGCGGTCTTCGCCGTACCGTAGGGGCCAGACGCAAAATCGGACTCGCGCCCAGACACGCTCGAAATCGCCGTAATAGAAGGATTGTCGCTCTGTTCGAGGTGCGGCAACGCGGCCGTCGCCATCCGGACGGTGTGCATGAGGTCGACGTTGATGCTCGTAACCCAGTTCTCCGGAATGTCGGGAATCGCGAGCGCGCTGACGCTCGCAACAACCGCGTCGAGCCCGCCGAACTTCTCCGCAGACGCATTCACCCAGTCCGTCAACGCGGCCTCGTCGCCGACGTCGACAACCGTTCCGGTCACGTTGCCGCGGGACTCCAAGTCGGTCTCGGTCGCCGCTACCTCCGCGGCGGTGCGAGCGCAGAATCCGACGACCGCGCCCTCGTCGAGGAATGCCTCGACGATCGCCCGCCCGATTCCTCGCGTGCCTCCACTGACCAATACCTTCGCGCCAGTGAGCTGCAGATCCATGAGATTCCCCGTCTTTCGTTGTAGAGCGTTGCAGAGCTGCTTTCTCGGCTTAAATGCCTAACGTGGCGCCTCTCGTGCGCAGGTCCTCGTGCAGGCCGCCGTACGGTGCAGTCGCGCGGGGGAGCAGATCCTTGGCTACCTTGGCCGCGACGCTGTAGTTGGCGTCAACCACGTTTGCGATCGGCGCCTCGGTGATCTGCGAGCACAGTTGGTACGAGTCCATGGTGTGTAATCCGGTCAGCTCTGAGACCCAGTGCACGAGGTCGACGTTGGCGATCCGCCAGGAGTCCTCCATCGGCCGGCTCGAGCCGATGGTCATGACGTGCGTATCTGACTCGATCCGTGGCCAGCCGGGTCCGCCGCCTTTGATCAGCTCGACGATCAGCGTCGTCGTCATCGCGCCTTCCACCGCCGTACCGCATGACTCGCCCTCGCCCTGCCGGTAGTGTCCATCGCCGATCGAAAACAGGGCGCCCTCCACGTTGACGCCGAGGAAGATGGTGACCCCGGCCCGCAGCTCCGGCGTATCCATGTTGCCGCCGAACCGGTCGGGCACGAGCGAGCTGCGCGCCTCGCCGCCCGCAGGTGCGACTCCGACTGTGCCGAGCATCGGCGCAAGGGGGAGCTCGATCTGGTGATCGCTGTGTCGTGCGGCGAACCCGACCGTGCCGCGAGACCGGTCGACCTCGTAAATCCACGTGGTGTCAGGCAGATGATCCTGCAGCGTCGCGAACCGGTCGGTGCTGGTCAGCCCGCCGAAGAACGGCATTGCTGCCGACGCGCCCCAGTCGCGGGCCGGTTCGAGCGCGACCACATGCAGCGCGAGAGTGTCACCCGGCTCGGCGCCCTCCACCCAGAACGGACCGGTCTGCGGATTGACGTAACGCAGGTCGACTTTGTCACTTGAGACGTCATCCACCGAGCGCAGCTTGCCGCCGAACGCGTCGTCCGACCACAGCCGTAGCGCGGTGCCGGGCTTGACTCTCATGATGGGCCGGACGCCGCCGAAGGTATATGCGTATTGATCGGCAGTAGGCGTGAATTCGACCAGATCCATGCGGTCACTGTAGCCAGCCCGCACCCGAAACGGCCAGAGCCGCAAATGCCGCTGGCCTACTGGCCGCTGGCGAGCAGAGAGCGGAGCGACGTACCCATCGCCGCTACGAAGTCATCCCGGGTCTGCGGGTCCAAGACCTCCAGAGACAAATACGGATTGAGGTCTTCGAGCTCGACCAGTAAGAGCGATCCGTCCGGTGCACGACACGCATCAACGCGAGTAATGCCGTGGGTCAGCGTGTTCCACTCGACGAACCGGCTCGCGAACTTGAGGTCGGCAGACGTGGGCTCGTAGCGCTGCAACTTCCAGCGGTGTTCGGTATCCGGCGCGTAGAGCGCGTACTGAAAGTGGTCGTCCACGTAGTAGAACGACACTTCGTAGTCGAAGTCGATACGCGGCTGGATGAGTACGCCGTCGGCGACATCTTGGAGTCCTTCCAGCGTCACGAACTCGAGCCCGTGCGAGTCCGCGCCGTCTTTCGGCTTGACGACGTACTCGGCGACTTCCGGCAGTCGGTCGAGATCCGCGGCCCGCTCAATCGTCGGGATGACGCGATAGCCGGCGACGGTGAGATCGAGCAGGTACTGTTTGCCCGCCATGTCGCCGCGCCCGTCGAGCGAGTTGAAGATGAGCGCACCGGACCTGATTGCGGCCGCTCGGAAGTCGTCGTACTCGCGCTGGAAGCCCATGACGGGTCCGCTATTACGTACGACGACGGCGTCGAAGGCCGGCATGAGGGTCTCGACGTCGTGCGGGTGGCACAGGGCGATCGTGAAGTCTGGCCGCAGCCGCGCGGAGAGGTCGATGTCTTCCGCGTGGTAGACGCGGCCTCTCGCGTCGTATCCCAGATCGGTGACGTACAGGACTCGCGGTTTAGCCGCCGGCACCTACGGACGCTCTTGCGGTACGCCGTCGATCGTGATGTCTACGATCTCGTTGTAAAACGCGACGTTGCCGGTGATGTCGCTGATCTCGTCGTACGGCGCGGAATACGCCCAGGCGACGTTCTGCAGGTCGCCCGCGTCCCAGTACTGGTCCGCGTCGCCTTTGTACGGGCAGTGTGTGCGGTTGGAGTTGGGCGTGAGCGTGTCGAAGTTGACGTCCTCGCGGGGAAGGTAGTAGCGGACCGGGCATCCGGTCTCATGCAACAGCACCGGATTTTGCGTGTCGGCGAGGACGACGTCGCCGACACGCACCGTGAGGTGCGCGGTCTTGGGCTCGAGCCGGATGCGCTTGGCAGTGTCGGGCATAGATGCTCCTAATTTGGACGGTTGGCCGGATCGCTGAACACCGAATCGGGCCGGGCCTGCGGTACGCCGTCGATCGTGACATCCACGATCTCGTTGTAAAACGCCACCATCCCCGCGATATTCCCTACCGCTCGGTACGGCGCGGAATATGACCACGCGACATTTCTCAACTCGCCGGCGTCCCAGTATTGGTCGGCGTCGCCTTTGTACGGGCAGTGGCTACTGTTCGTGCTCGCGGTCAAGGCCGCGAAATCGACATCCTCGCGCGGCAGATAGAAACGTATCGGCAGGTCGGTCTCGAACAACAAGACCGGCCTGGCGCTTCTGGCGAGAGCGCGCCCGTTGGCCGAGATCTCGATCCGCCGGCTGCTCGCGATTGCCTCGACTCTTTTGCGGGGATCACGAGGGTGACCGCGGACCTCTTCGTCTTCCTCCATCCAACGGTCGAGTACACCGGGCTGCCAGCTGAAGATATAGCGGTCTCGCAGCGCCGGATCGTCGCGTATCCATGCCGCGTGCGGGACGACACGACCCTCGATCTCAAGATCAAACCATTGGGCGACTGGCCCGCGAGGCAGGAAGAAAGACGGCTCTGTGGGCGGCGCGCCAACCGCGGGACGTAGGAGATCGCGGCGGATGTCGGCGCCCGTGAAGGCATACCAGGGGATCGGGAACGCTGGTTCTTTGAAGATCATCGGCGCGCGACTGTCGACAACGGCGGTCTCACCGACGTAAGCACGCACCCACTTTTCGCCGTGCTCGGTATAGACGGTCATCTGATCAGTGTGCGCGATCTCGACTCTCTTGGGAACTGCTGCTGTGCGGCGTGATGTGACGGAGATGTATTTGAAGTCACCCCCGACGTGTGGTGCCACCGCCGCGCGCTCGAACCATGGACAATGGAGGGATGGACGTCGTACTGGCAGTGGTGCACACACTGCTCTATTTGTTCCTCGTATTCCTATTGGGTCGCCTGGTCCTGGACTACGTGCGAATGTTCGCCAAGCGCTGGCGCCCGTCAGGCGCAGCGGCAATGGGCGTCGAAACTGTGTATACGGTGACCGATCCACCGCTAAAGTTGTTGCGTAAACTCATCAAGCCCGTGCCCTTAGGTGGGGTGAGCCTGGACCTAGGGTTTATGGTTCTTGTGATTGTGGTTTACATTCTCCTGCGCGTGACCGGCTAGTGCCGAGCGCGCGCCAGGCGAGTTACCCGTTACGAAAAGGATATAAGTAATGCCGTTGACACCCGCAGACGTGCACAATGTGGCGTTTAAGAAACCGCCTATTGGCAAGCGCGGTTACGACGACGAGGAAGTGGATGCGTTCCTTGACCTCGTCGAAGCCGAACTCGCACGCCTCATTGAGGAGAACGCCGACCTGCGCAACCAGGTAGCCGATCTCGAATCCCGCGCGGGCGGGTCCGCGGCTTCGTCTGCGTCCTCCAGCACCGGCCAGTACGCCGCACTCCACAAGAGCAACGCCGTCGACGACAGTGAAAACTACTCCTCGTCGTCCGCGACGGGGCAGTACGCGACACTCGCGCAGAATGCTCGCGACGAAGAGCCCGGCGCCGACACGCAGAATGGCGCACCCCAGGCGCCGTCCCCGCAGGAACCTGCGCAGCAAGAAGCCCCAGCGGCAGCGGCGGCGCAGCCTGCGCCGGCGGCGCCAGCATCGAGCCCGGTGGGCGATCACGAGAAGGCATCGCGAATTCTCGCGTTGGCTACTGAGACCGCGGATCGGCACCTCAGCGAGGCAAAGAGTGAGGCGGACAAGCACCTGTCCGACGCGAAGACGCACGCGGAGTCGCTGCGCACAAAGGCCGAGGAAGAGCACAGCAAGCGGATCGGCGATGCGAAGGCAGAAGCCGAGAAGCACGTGACCGAGGCACGTACGTCGGCGGCAGCGCTGCTCGCGGAGTCGCAGTCCAAGGCGGCCGCGACCGAGAAGGACGCGCAGACCAAGGCCGAGCAGCTCGCTCAGGCGGCCGAGCAGAAGAAGGCCGATATCCTGCGCGCTCTCGAGGAGCGCAAGAGCAGCCTCGAGCGGCGGATCGAGTCGTTGCACAGCTTCGAGACGGCCTACCGCACGCGCATCCAGGGCTACCTGTCCAGCCAGCTCAAGGAGATCGAGGATCTCCCGGCGCTGGAGCCTGCCGGCGGGATCGCTGGCGACGGTGCGGGCGCTCACAGCGCGCAGGACCAGGGCGGATCGACGAAGGTCAGCGGTTTCGTCGGCTCGAGCGACGCGCAGAAGCCCGCCTCGTCGGACAAGTCCGAAGACGAGAAGAACTAACTAGATCCACACGCAAAAGGAGCGGTACCCGGTCTCGGGTACCGCTCCTTTTGCGTGAGCTCAGCGGCGTTCGACCCACACCGCGAGGTGATCGTCCTGGCCGTCCGGGTCGCGGTCGAGCGCGCCGCGCTGAACGCCGGTCGCCAACACCTCGTCGGCGATCCGACCCTCGTGCTCGACCAGCGCGGCCGCCACCGAGGCGTCATCCGCGCGCCAGGTCAGCGTGATCCGGTCGGTGACCTCGAGTCCGGCGTTCTTGCGGGCGTCCTGGATCAGCCGCACCGCTTCGCGCGCCCGGCCGGCGGCCTCGAGTTCCGGGGTCAACGCTAGGTCGAGGGCGACACTTTCACCGGACTCGGTGTGCACCGCCCATCCTTCCTGCGGCGTCTCGGTGATGATGACGTCCTCGTCGTCCAACGTGAACGGCGCGCCGTCGATCTGCACGGTCGCGGTGCCGGAGCGTACGTCGGCGGCCAGGGCGGCTGGATCGGCCGCGGCGATCTGCTTGGCCGCGTCTTGCACCTGTTTGCCGAGCTTTTTACCGAGCGATCGGAAGTTGGCCTTGGCCGTGACGGTCACCAGTTCGCCCTCGCTCGCGGTGAGCGACTCGAGTGACAGCACGTTGAGCTCATCCGCGACTTCGCTACGCAGCTCCTCGCCGAGCCGCGCGAAGCCGCTCGCGCCGACGAGCGCGCGTGCCAGCGGCTGGCGGGTGCGCACCTTGGACGCGGTTCGGGCCGAGCGCCCCAGGTCGACCAATCGGCGTACCTGTGCCACATCGGCCGACAGCTGCGGGTCGATGAGAGACTCGTCGGCGACCGGCCAATCCGCGAGGTGGACCGAGTCCGCGGCTTTGGGGTCAGCGGATTTCACGATCGTGTGCCAGACCTTGTCGGTGATGAATGGTACGAACGGTGCCATGACAAGCGTGAGCGACGTGATCGCCTCGGTGAGGGTGGCGAGCGCGGCCGGGTCGCCGACCCAGAAGCGACGCCGTGAACGGCGGACATACCAGTTGGAAAGGTCGTCGATAAACGTCGTGATCCGGCGTCCCGCGCGCGGCGAGTCGAAGACCTCCAGCGACTCCTGCACCTCGACGATCGTGCTGTGCAGTTCGCTCAGAAGCCAACGGTCCAACGATGAGCGCTGCGCCGGCGCGGGCGCATCCAGGGTGGCGAGGTCGACGTCGTTGGCGTCGGCGTACAGGCTCAGGAAGGAGGCGGTGTTCCAGTAGGTCAGTAGGACCTTGCGCACCACCTCGCTGATCAGCTCGTCACCGACGCGGCGGGTCGCCGACGGGTTGCCGACACAGAGCATCAGCCAGCGCAGGCCATCCGCGCCGTGCTTTTCCATCAGCGGGATCGGCTTGACGATGTTGCCCAGGTGCTTGCTCATCTTGCGGCCGTCCTGGTCGACGATGTGCCCGAGGCACAGCACCGACTTGTACGACGATTTGTCGAAGACCATCGTGCCGACTGCCATCAGCGAGTAGAACCAGCCGCGGGTCTGGTCGATCGCCTCGCAAATGTAGTCGGCGGGGTAGGTGCGCTCGAACTCCGAGACCGACCCCTCACGATGCGGGTAGCCCAGCTGCGCGAACGGCATCGAGCCGGAGTCATACCACGCGTCGATGACCTGCGGTACCCGGCGGAACACGCCCGGCGTACCGGGGACCTCGAAGGTGATGTCGTCGATGTAGGGGCGGTGTGGATCGACGTCGGTGACGTCCTGGCCGACGTACTGGGAGAGTTCCTTGAGCGACCCGACACAGATCCGGTTGTTCTCGTCCTGG from Antricoccus suffuscus harbors:
- a CDS encoding SDR family NAD(P)-dependent oxidoreductase produces the protein MDLQLTGAKVLVSGGTRGIGRAIVEAFLDEGAVVGFCARTAAEVAATETDLESRGNVTGTVVDVGDEAALTDWVNASAEKFGGLDAVVASVSALAIPDIPENWVTSINVDLMHTVRMATAALPHLEQSDNPSITAISSVSGRESDFASGPYGTAKTAIVGYIHGLALQLAEKGIRANTVSPGNTYFEGGVWSNIETGDPGLFSTAMELNPTGKMGTPAQVAAPVVFLASRVSSRISGTNLVVDGALTRGIQL
- a CDS encoding acetamidase/formamidase family protein, with protein sequence MDLVEFTPTADQYAYTFGGVRPIMRVKPGTALRLWSDDAFGGKLRSVDDVSSDKVDLRYVNPQTGPFWVEGAEPGDTLALHVVALEPARDWGASAAMPFFGGLTSTDRFATLQDHLPDTTWIYEVDRSRGTVGFAARHSDHQIELPLAPMLGTVGVAPAGGEARSSLVPDRFGGNMDTPELRAGVTIFLGVNVEGALFSIGDGHYRQGEGESCGTAVEGAMTTTLIVELIKGGGPGWPRIESDTHVMTIGSSRPMEDSWRIANVDLVHWVSELTGLHTMDSYQLCSQITEAPIANVVDANYSVAAKVAKDLLPRATAPYGGLHEDLRTRGATLGI
- a CDS encoding DUF427 domain-containing protein, with amino-acid sequence MPDTAKRIRLEPKTAHLTVRVGDVVLADTQNPVLLHETGCPVRYYLPREDVNFDTLTPNSNRTHCPYKGDADQYWDAGDLQNVAWAYSAPYDEISDITGNVAFYNEIVDITIDGVPQERP
- a CDS encoding DUF427 domain-containing protein, producing the protein MTVYTEHGEKWVRAYVGETAVVDSRAPMIFKEPAFPIPWYAFTGADIRRDLLRPAVGAPPTEPSFFLPRGPVAQWFDLEIEGRVVPHAAWIRDDPALRDRYIFSWQPGVLDRWMEEDEEVRGHPRDPRKRVEAIASSRRIEISANGRALARSARPVLLFETDLPIRFYLPREDVDFAALTASTNSSHCPYKGDADQYWDAGELRNVAWSYSAPYRAVGNIAGMVAFYNEIVDVTIDGVPQARPDSVFSDPANRPN
- a CDS encoding YggT family protein, translated to MDVVLAVVHTLLYLFLVFLLGRLVLDYVRMFAKRWRPSGAAAMGVETVYTVTDPPLKLLRKLIKPVPLGGVSLDLGFMVLVIVVYILLRVTG
- a CDS encoding DivIVA domain-containing protein — encoded protein: MPLTPADVHNVAFKKPPIGKRGYDDEEVDAFLDLVEAELARLIEENADLRNQVADLESRAGGSAASSASSSTGQYAALHKSNAVDDSENYSSSSATGQYATLAQNARDEEPGADTQNGAPQAPSPQEPAQQEAPAAAAAQPAPAAPASSPVGDHEKASRILALATETADRHLSEAKSEADKHLSDAKTHAESLRTKAEEEHSKRIGDAKAEAEKHVTEARTSAAALLAESQSKAAATEKDAQTKAEQLAQAAEQKKADILRALEERKSSLERRIESLHSFETAYRTRIQGYLSSQLKEIEDLPALEPAGGIAGDGAGAHSAQDQGGSTKVSGFVGSSDAQKPASSDKSEDEKN
- the ileS gene encoding isoleucine--tRNA ligase, producing MSKLQPLPGRVDLPALDHEVLQQWDSEDVFARSVAKNDGGKPWVFYEGPPTANGMPGVHHVEARVFKDLYPRFRTMRGYSVPRRAGWDCHGLPVEIAVEKELGFNGKPDIEKYGIGPFNDKCRESVQRNVGEFTALTKRMGYWTDIEHAYWTMNPDYVQSVWWSLKQIFDDGLLVKDHRITPYCPRCGTGLSDHEVSQGYETVVDPSVYVRLPLLTAPSEIEDADLLVWTTTPWTLVSNTAVAVHPDVEYVVARAADWSADVRSVVVAKPLLAAVLGEGATVLSSLPGRDLERSTYQRPFELVQWPTREDGSREDGHFVVLADYVTTEDGTGLVHQSPAFGAEDLQVCRAYGLPVVNPVRADGTFEAELPLVGGVFFKTADKALMADLRERGILFKALEYEHPYPHCWRCHTALLYYALPSWYIRTTERKSNLLRENDATDWHPETVKHGRYGDWLNNNIDWALSRDRYWGTPLPIWINDQDENNRICVGSLKELSQYVGQDVTDVDPHRPYIDDITFEVPGTPGVFRRVPQVIDAWYDSGSMPFAQLGYPHREGSVSEFERTYPADYICEAIDQTRGWFYSLMAVGTMVFDKSSYKSVLCLGHIVDQDGRKMSKHLGNIVKPIPLMEKHGADGLRWLMLCVGNPSATRRVGDELISEVVRKVLLTYWNTASFLSLYADANDVDLATLDAPAPAQRSSLDRWLLSELHSTIVEVQESLEVFDSPRAGRRITTFIDDLSNWYVRRSRRRFWVGDPAALATLTEAITSLTLVMAPFVPFITDKVWHTIVKSADPKAADSVHLADWPVADESLIDPQLSADVAQVRRLVDLGRSARTASKVRTRQPLARALVGASGFARLGEELRSEVADELNVLSLESLTASEGELVTVTAKANFRSLGKKLGKQVQDAAKQIAAADPAALAADVRSGTATVQIDGAPFTLDDEDVIITETPQEGWAVHTESGESVALDLALTPELEAAGRAREAVRLIQDARKNAGLEVTDRITLTWRADDASVAAALVEHEGRIADEVLATGVQRGALDRDPDGQDDHLAVWVERR